The following are encoded in a window of Dictyostelium discoideum AX4 chromosome 6 chromosome, whole genome shotgun sequence genomic DNA:
- a CDS encoding fungal transcriptional regulatory protein, N-terminal domain-containing protein → MIKRVRRACLNCRNSKVACDQQRPCTRCVKQEIGQTCYDLPRKKREKKIKNNQTTTTTNSTTNPNNQSIKNIQNQNQSQSNHSQSNYNHNHTNNNHSHNNCHDNNQNNSHNHNHSNIISNNIQNQINGNLITNNNNNYNNNNNNNNDNNNNNNNNNNNDNNNNNNNNNNNNNNNNNNNNNNNNNNNYNNLNENFNNQNFNQNFNQNFNNVDNMHNQLFNNSNNYLNNNSVKTKQNENLIETLSKNKNKQNLNINNNNNNNNNNNNNNNNNNNNNNNNNNNNNNNNNGDGNNGNNIVKSPILNFLVNNQNAMKTQKTQSNIDITNSRTTSSTSNQSLMSPQPSYPITIEGECSPKTFFKKMSIEFSPYQSLNLKKNLTNPYSSSSTTTYSNNPTSSSPNTFLNNNYPNSKINDSSNLNLINNSLKRNNQTNTDDEDNLNFKKKNFNKTPLLTFSNCSKPITNTQSNINNGFNLNNGNNTPGLDNCTGFLYSNGPECNIMNNNNNININNNNIINNNNNSNGNNAINNNLSPYDQYCKGSPTNLQPILNSLGSSNGYPTPNNSNDEYQVVPISLATPSSTPTPPPSSYSMESTNGNNYVYYSNPYPYSTNNIGNNSNHSSFTQSNESLTQQISNQQPQHEFHQQQHQQQQPQQQPQQQQQPLKNHYFQFNNQHYISNGYQNDPYSNTTDPSAYSLQTYQNIIQQTPNQNTQNYKYNNSFQQPQQQQQQTQQQQQQQQQQQQQQQQQQQQQQQQQNISQQTQYYIDTPLIHYQN, encoded by the coding sequence atgataaaaagagTAAGAAGAGCTTGTTTGAATTGCAGGAATTCTAAGGTTGCTTGTGACCAACAAAGACCGTGTACAAGATGTGTTAAACAGGAAATTGGCCAAACATGTTATGATTTaccaagaaaaaaaagagaaaaaaaaattaaaaataatcaaaccacaacaaccaccaattcaacaacaaacccaaataatcaatcaattaaaaatattcaaaatcaaaatcaaagtCAAAGTAACCACAGTCAAAGTAATTACAATCACAACCATACAAATAACAATCACAGTCACAATAACTGCCATGATAATAACCAAAATAATAGTCACAACCATAACcatagtaatattattagtaataatattcaaaatcaaatcaatggtaatttaataacaaataataataataattataataataataataataataataatgataataataataataataataataataataataatgataataataataataataataataataataataataataataataataataataataataataataataataataataataattataacaatttaaatgaaaattttaataatcaaaatttcaatcaaaatttcaatcaaaattttaataatgttgatAATATGCATaaccaattatttaataatagcaataattatttaaataataatagtgtaaaaacaaaacaaaatgaaaatttaattgaaacattatcaaagaataaaaacaaacaaaatttaaatattaataataataataataataataataataataataataataataataataataataataataataataataataataataataataataataataataatggtgatggtaataatggtaataatattgttaaatctccaattttaaattttttggttAATAACCAAAATGCAATGAAAACTCAAAAAACACAATCAAATATTGACATTACCAACTCGAGGACGACCTCATCGACTTCAAATCAATCCTTAATGTCACCCCAACCCTCTTATCCAATTACAATTGAAGGAGAATGTTCaccaaaaacattttttaagaaaatgtCTATTGAATTTTCTCCATACCAATCCTTGAATCTAAAAAAGAATCTAACAAATCCATACTCATCATCTTCGACAACTACTTATTCGAATAATCCAACTTCTTCATCACCAAATACctttttaaataacaattatCCAAATTCGAAAATAAACGATTcaagtaatttaaatttaattaacaattcattaaaaagaaataatcaaacaaataccgatgatgaagataatttaaattttaaaaagaaaaattttaataaaactccACTACTAACTTTTTCAAATTGTTCCAAACCTATTACAAATACACAATCAAATATAAACAATGgtttcaatttaaataatggaaataatacACCGGGTTTGGATAATTGCACTGGCTTTTTATATTCAAATGGACCAGAATGTAatataatgaataataataataatatcaatatcaataataataatattattaataataataataatagtaatggaaACAAtgcaataaataataacttaTCCCCTTATGACCAATACTGCAAGGGCTCTCCAACCAATTTACAACCAATCTTGAATTCTCTTGGTTCAAGTAATGGATACCCAACTCCaaacaattcaaatgatgaatACCAAGTTGTTCCTATTTCTTTAGCCACACCAAGCTCTACACCAAccccaccaccatcatcatattCAATGGAATCAACAAATGGAAACAACTATGTTTATTATTCAAATCCATACCCATATTCAACCAATAATATTGGAAACAATTCAAACCATTCATCATTCACCCAATCAAATGAATCATTAACACaacaaatttcaaatcaacaacctcaacatgaatttcaccaacaacaacatcaacaacaacaaccacaacaacaaccacaacaacaacaacaaccattaaaaaaccattatttccaatttaataatcaacaTTATATTTCGAATGGATATCAAAATGATCCTTACTCCAATACTACAGACCCCTCTGCATATTCCCTACAAACTTACCAAAATATTATTCAACAAACACCAAATCAAAATActcaaaattataaatataataattcgTTCCAACagccacaacaacaacaacaacaaacacaacaacaacaacaacaacaacaacaacaacaacaacaacaacaacaacaacaacaacaacaacaacaacaacaaaatatatCACAACAAACACAGTATTATATTGACACACCACtgattcattatcaaaattaa
- a CDS encoding NAK family protein kinase, producing the protein MGSSLSLCYPSDKTFNINGVKYTVNRILGEGGFSFVYLVKDNSNSKKYALKVMICQTQESINTAKREINAFQTFNHENIMKLIDHSISNHSQDTKEYRLLLPYYKDGTLQDLIDNQRTIYGKDTKKPLFKEKKCLQFFLKVCEAIQVFHNHSPPLAHRDIKPGNIVLQNLRRPSNNNNNNNNNNNNNNNNNNNNNNNNNNNNNNNNNNNNNNNNNNNNNNNSEDSDIEAIPILMDFGSVREARIKIENRKDALSLQDEVEQNTTPFYRAPELFDIPSDCQIDERIDVWALGCLLYTMAYNNSPFEVCDNEPNGSVALKVLSGLPKPFPPSQTNYSNQFNQLIIDMVNLDKDERLHLNQVIERINQIIQS; encoded by the exons atggGTTCCTCTTTATCTCTTTGTTACCCATCAGATAAAACATTCAATATTAATGGTGTGAAATATACAGTCAATAGAATTTTGGGGGAAGGGGGTTTCTCTTTTGTCTATTTAGTAAAAG ACAATTCAAACTCTAAAAAATATGCATTAAAGGTTATGATTTGTCAAACAcaagaatcaattaat ACAGCAAAAAGGGAAATAAATGCATTTCAAACATTTAATCatgaaaatataatgaaattaattgatcattCGATATCAAATCATTCACAAGATACAAAAGAATatagattattattaccttATTATAAAGATGGAACCTTAcaagatttaattgataatcaaAGAACAATCTATGGTAAAGATACAAAGAaaccattatttaaagagAAGAAATGTTtacaattctttttaaaagtttgtGAAGCTATTCAAGTTTTTCACAATCATTCACCACCTTTGGCACATAGAGATATTAAACCTGGTAATATAGTATTACAAAATTTAAGAAGaccttcaaataataataataataataataataataataataataataataataataataataataataataataataataataataataataataataataataataataataataataataataataataataataataataataatagtgaagaTAGTGATATTGAGGCAATACCGATTTTAATGGATTTTGGATCAGTTAGAGAAGctagaattaaaattgaaaatagaaAAGATGCATTATCACTTCAGGATGAAGTTGAGCAAAATACAACACCATTTTATAGAGCACctgaattatttgatattcCTAGTGATTGTCAAATTGATGAAAGAATTGATGTTTGGGCATTGGGCTGTCTTTTGTATACGATGGCTTATAATAATTCACCTTTTGAAGTTTGTGATAATGAACCTAATGGTAGTGTTGCCTTAAAAGTATTAAGTGGTCTTCCAAAACCCTTTCCACCATCTCAAAcaaattattcaaatcaattcaatcaattaataatcgATATGGTAAACTTGGATAAAGATGAAAGATTACATTTAAATCAAGTAATTGAAagaataaatcaaataattcaatcttag
- the psenA gene encoding peptidase A22 family protein, whose product MKENEDEINKTDEKYKIKNPSNNGNNKNKNNNNNNNNNNNNNNNNNNNNNNNNNNNNNGNSNLENIEGLNKYNIYKKKKGKNESNTSLNNIYISSPNLSERSDNSIGSYCTNKTMKSENSIINIETLFRDSVSEQNSDECGSKVDKDLDEDDDDDDDETEVPELVDYSEMIVSILYPVCITMVIVVLAIRAISSSTSKNSQIVEISNDNSGGNGDSSSGADKMVFDSVVNSLIFLAVIILSTTIMVVLYKFKLMKALYAWLMGTSILLLGVFGGFLFLILLAYLNLGLDYVTFVIVVWNFSVGGIVCIFWYSPKLLNQGYLISISVLMALFFSRLPDWTTWGILSIVSIYDIFAVLCPGGPLRILIETAQKRNENIPAMIYNASIYIGMIYNEDNLENNNNNNNNNNIELNINEVDIENNNNNEDENKNNTEDGNNNNNKNKNNNNNNNNRIENENGAENSSENGSITPPPTIPNFIKDEKEINRSSGSNGFPNFKKCANDNILIGDAETNDEIVSNAESSIDSTISESYVKPKQSIRLGLGDFVFYSVLIGKAASYQITTVFTVFIAIITGLFLTLILLAVFRRALPALPMSIIFGIIVFFLTFKILIQYIYFLGENQIFV is encoded by the exons atgaaagaaaatgaagatgaaattaataaaaccgatgaaaaatataaaattaaaaatccaagtaataatggtaataataaaaataaaaacaataacaataataataataataataataataataataataataataataataataataataataataataataataataataatggtaatagtaatttagaaaatatagaaggtttaaataaatataatatatataaaaagaaaaaaggtaaaaatgaaagtaatacaagtttaaataatatatatataagtTCACCAAATTTATCAGAAAGAAgtgataattcaattggaAGCTATTGTACAAATAAAACCATGAAATCCGAAAACTCGATTATTAATATAGAAACATTATTCAGAGATAGTGTTAGTGAACAAAATAGTGACGAATGTGGTAGTAAAGTTGATAAAGATTtggatgaagatgatgatgatgacgatgatgaaaCCGAAGTCCCAGAACTTGTAGATTACTCTGAAATGATTGTTAGTATACTATACCCTGTTTGTATAACAATGGTTATTGTTGTATTAGCGATAAGAGCAATTTCATCATC AACATCAAAAAATTCACAAATAGTTGAaatatcaaatgataatagtggtggtaatggtgattCAAGTAGTGGTGCAGATAAAATGGTTTTTGATTCGGTAGTAAActcattaatatttttagcaGTAATTATACTCAGTACAACAATTATGGttgttttatataaattcaaattaatgaAAGCATTATATGCATGGTTAATGGGTACTTCAATCTTATTATTGGGTGTTTTTggtggttttttattttt aattttatTAGCCTATTTAAATTTGGGACTTGATTATGTTACATTTGTAATTGTAGTTTGGAATTTTAGTGTCGGTGGTATTGTTTGTATATTTTGGTATTCAccaaaacttttaaatcaaGGTTATCTAATTAGTATTAGTGTTTTGATGGCATTGTTTTTCTCGAGACTACCAGATTGGACAACATGGGGTATACTTTCAATTGTATCGATTTATGATATTTTTGCCGTTTTATGTCCTGGTGGACCTTTgagaattttaattgaaactgcccaaaaaagaaatgaaaatattcCTGCAATGATTTATAATGCAAGTATTTACATTGGTATGATTTATAATGAAGATAAtttggaaaataataataataataataataataataatattgaactaaatattaatgaagttgatattgaaaacaataataataatgaagatgagaataaaaataatactgaAGAtgggaataataataataataaaaataaaaataataataataataataataatagaattgaaaatgaaaatggtgcAGAAAATTCATCTGAAAATGGTTCAATTACTCCACCACCTACAAttccaaattttattaaagatgaaaaagaaataaatcgATCATCTGGATCAAATGgatttccaaattttaaaaaatgtgcaaatgataatattttaattgggGATGCTGAAACAAACGACGAAATAGTTTCAAATGCTGAATCAAGTATTGACTCTACTATTAGTGAATCATATGTAAAACCAAAACAATCAATTAGACTTGGGTTAGGTGATTTCGTTTTTTATAGTGTTTTAATTGGTAAAGCTGCATCTTATCAAATTACTACTGTTTTTACTGTTTTTATTGCAATTATTACT ggtttatttttaactttgaTACTTTTGGCAGTTTTTAGAAGAGCATTACCAGCATTACCAATGAGTATAATATTTGGAAttattgttttctttttaacatttaaaatattaattcagTACATTTACTTTTTGGgtgaaaatcaaatatttgtatag
- the grlE gene encoding G-protein-coupled receptor family 3 protein 5 (Similar to GPCR) encodes MKIKIGNILKNVVILVIFSLFISKINSEVVKPNPAKPDELVIAFMSPYFDPEYTQYSGAAEYALSKFNETFKTKYSKTIKLHTFTDTNDVIDSLDLVTMPVNGIVGPAYSGSSSTACLVFGAFAVPSISFYATGASLSNSGSYPYFQRVMPDDRLQVQAILSLLKKNGWTRVSCIHTNEDYGNGGADQLVQQSNAQGITVNTNQAIDPVDNGIAPEQLYYDIVFDNLEAAKSRVIVLYALFPPDCLEIWKQAKARGFLGEGFTWIVTDGCAELTGGTDPDLLGVLATFPSYGLGTEAYTDFERTIVNDYNNNTGDAFYKGASFSYDATYAMLMGIEAVLAKGGDPWDGEQVRTELRNLKFNGITGTIAFDKNTGDRLYGEFALLNLINSTKGSFDPIGKINPDSGEITLKSDILYSGPTYKVPSDYQVVVFDRTLNIVLGVITGVCVLIVIGIGSVIALQWRKFRYSSPLFCMFIIIGALMGLASVFTLLPTPTTPLCSGFPWLLGLGYVIVFGTLFTKTWRTWRLFSNARKFKIIRITNKFIITLVGGFVLLESIFMIIWTAVDRPIPLAEPIFKAGEAQLQCTSDSEAWWYVFVFYKVFYILFGVFLAFKTRNVVDSLNESKPITLALYNLTFVMVVAIALGFILRDNPIAIIVIQTIAILLGFTVTVSVLFLPKVWMILSGQQHSMDSIGTSMDSMGRSNGNTTEAESTRGYTNKDYNNQSVGRSFSAHATGFKDVAPSNHPQLGIVYTGGDNFPRVGSSQTAASRSEAEINVSKDVLAKANKKNEEEFGEFFLKPSEDNILKKKKKKKNXNK; translated from the exons atgaaaatcaaaattggaaatattttaaaaaatgtggtaattttggtaatttttagtttatttatttcaaaaattaattcagaAGTTGTTAAACCAAACCCAGCTAAGCCAGATGAATTGGTAATAGCATTTATGTCACCATATTTCGACCCAGAATATACCCAATACAGTGGTGCAGCAGAATATGCACTTAGTAAATTCAATGAAACCTTTAAAaccaaatattcaaaaaccATTAAATTGCATACATTTACTGATACAAATGATGTTATTGATTCCTTGGATTTAGTGACAATGCCAGTCAATGGTATTGTTGGTCCAGCGTATTCAGGTTCATCATCAACTGCATGTTTAGTATTTGGAGCATTTGCAGTTCCAAGTATAAGTTTTTATGCTACAGGTGCAAGTCTTTCAAATAGTGGATCCTATCCATATTTCCAACGTGTTATGCCAGACGATCGTTTACAAGTACAAGCAATTCTATcattattgaaaaagaatgGTTGGACTCGTGTTTCATGTATTCATACCAATGAAGATtatggtaatggtggtgcTGATCAATTGGTTCAACAATCAAATGCACAAGGTATCACAGTTAATACCAATCAAGCTATCGATCCAGTTGATAATGGCATTGCACCAGAACAACTATATTATGATATTGTATTTGACAATTTAGAAGCTGCCAAATCCAGAGTGATTGTATTGTATGCTCTCTTCCCACCAGATTGTCTTGAAATTTGGAAACAAGCAAAAGCAAGAGGTTTCTTGGGTGAAGGTTTCACATGGATTGTAACCGATGGTTGCGCAGAGTTAACAGGTGGAACAGATCCAGATTTACTTGGTGTTTTAGCAACTTTCCCAAGTTATGGTTTAGGTACTGAAGCCTATACTGACTTTGAGAGAACCATTGTCAACGAttataacaacaacaccGGTGATGCTTTCTATAAGGGTGCATCATTTTCATATGATGCCACCTATGCAATGTTAATGGGAATTGAAGCGGTTTTAGCAAAAGGTGGTGATCCATGGGATGGTGAACAAGTTAGAACTGAACTTCGTAATCTTAAATTTAATGGTATCACTGGTACCATTGCTTTCGATAAAAATACAGGTGATAGATTGTATGGTGAATTTGCACTTTTAAATCTTATCAATTCAACCAAAGGTTCATTCGATCcaattggtaaaattaaTCCAGATTCAGGTGAAATCACTCTTAAAAGCGATATTCTTTACTCTGGACCAACCTATAAAGTTCCATCAGATTATCAAGTGGTTGTTTTCGATAGAACCTTAAATATTGTCCTAGGTGTTATCACTGGTGTTTGTGTTTTAATCgttattggtattggttcGGTCATTGCTTTACAATGGAGAAAATTCCGTTACTCATCACCACTCTTTTGTATGTTTATTATCATTGGTGCTCTTATGGGTTTGGCATCAGTTTTCACCCTATTACCAACTCCAACCACTCCATTATGTTCTGGTTTCCCTTGGTTATTAGGTTTAGGTTACGTTATTGTCTTTGGTACACTCTTCACCAAAACTTGGAGAACTTGGAGACTTTTCTCAAATGCtagaaaattcaaaatcattcGTATCAccaataaattcattatcactCTTGTAGGTGGTTTCGTATTACTCGAAAGTATTTTCATGATCATTTGGACTGCAGTCGATAGACCAATTCCATTGGCTGAACCAATCTTTAAAGCTGGTGAAGCTCAACTTCAATGTACTTCAGATTCTGAAGCTTGGTGGTATGTTTTCGTTTTCTATAAAGTATTTTACATTCTTTTTGGTGTATTTTTAGCTTTTAAAACAAGAAATGTTGTTGATTCtttaaatgaatcaaaaCCAATTACTTTAGCt ttatataatttaacatTTGTTATGGTTGTTGCAATTGCActtggttttattttaagaGATAATCCAATTGCAATTATTGTAATTCAAACAATTGCAATTTTACTTGGATTTACAGTTACAGTATCAGTACTTTTCTTACCAAAGGTTTGGATGATTTTATCTGGTCAACAACATTCAATGGATTCAATTGGTACCTCAATGGATTCAATGGGAAGATCAAATGGTAATACCACAGAAGCAGAGTCAACTAGAGGTTACACAAATAAAGATTACAATAATCAATCAGTTGGTAGATCATTCTCTGCTCATGCCACTGGTTTCAAAGATGTCGCTCCATCAAATCATCCACAACTTGGTATTGTTTATACTGGTGGTGATAATTTCCCAAGAGTTGGTTCTTCACAAACAGCTGCTTCAAGAAGTGAAGCTGAAATTAATGTTAGTAAAGATGTTTTAGCAAAagcaaataaaaagaatgaagaagaatttggggaattttttttaaaaccatccgaggataatattttaaaaaaaaaaaaaaaaaaaaaaaataNCAATAAATAA
- the cct2 gene encoding chaperonin containing TCP1 beta subunit produces MSSQLAPIPILNQNASEERGEIARLSSFVGAIAITDLVKTTLGPKGMDKILISASNPNELIITNDGATILTKIYIDNPAAKILVDISRTQDDEVGDGTTSVCVLAGELLREGERLVQQKVHPQTIISGWRLALETARAALQSSTQDHSSDKVKFREDLLNIARTTLSSKILHTEKDHFANMVVDAVLRLNGNTNLDNIHIIKKSGGSLRESYLDEGFILEKKIGVGCPKRLENPKILIANTAMDTDKIKIFGGKVVVDSMTELAKMEDAEKEKMLNKCKKIVDHGINCFVNRQLVYNLPEQYFAEHGVMSIEHADFDGIERLALVTGAEIVSTFDHPELVKIGTCKLIEEVMIGEDKVIRFSGIPSGEACTIVLRGATSHILEEAERSIHDALCVLAVTVAETRTVLGAGCSEMIMSKAVDELAAITPGKKAMAIESFAKALRQIPTIIANNAGYDSSELVSQLKAAHHQGDKKAGLNMRDGCIGNAEELGVIESFKVKQQVLVSAHEAAEMIMRVDDILRAAPRQRSNLQH; encoded by the exons aTGTCA AGTCAATTAGCTCcaataccaattttaaatcaaaatgcCTCTGAAGAAAGAGGTGAAATTGCTCGTTtg tCATCATTTGTTGGTGCAATTGCAATTACAGATTTAGTAAAAACAACTTTAGGACCAAAGGGTATGGATAAAATTCTTATTTCAGCATCAAAtccaaatgaattaattattacaaatgATGGTGCTACCATCTTGACCAAAATTTATATCGATAATCCAGCCGCAAAGATTTTAGTAGATATTTCAAGAACTCAAGATGATGAAGTTGGTGATGGTACAACCAGTGTCTGTGTTTTAGCTGGTGAATTATTAAGAGAGGGTGAAAGATTAGTTCAACAAAAAGTTCATCCACAAACTATTATTAGTGGTTGGAGATTAGCACTTGAAACTGCACGTGCTGCATTACAATCATCAACTCAAGATCATTCTTCAGATAAAG ttAAATTTAGagaagatttattaaatatagcAAGAACAACATTAAGTTCAAAGATTTTACATACAGAGAAAGATCATTTCGCAAATATGGTAGTTGATGCAGTTTTAAGATTAAATGGAAATACCAATTTAGATAATATTCATATTATAAAGAAGAGTGGTGGTTCATTAAGAGAGTCCTATTTAGATGAAGGATTCATTTTAGAAAAGAAGATTGGTGTTGGTTGTCCAAAACGTTTAGAGAATCCAAAGATTTTAATTGCAAACACAGCTATGGATACTGATAAGATTAAGATTTTCGGTGGTAAGGTTGTTGTAGATTCAATGACTGAACTCGCCAAAATGGAAGATgcagaaaaagagaaaatgtTGAATAAATGTAAAAAGATCGTTGATCATGGTATCAATTGTTTCGTCAATCGTCAATTGGTCTATAATTTACCAGAGCAATATTTCGCCGAGCATGGTGTTATGTCAATTGAACATGCAGATTTCGATGGTATTGAACGTTTGGCTTTGGTAACTGGCGCTGAAATCGTCTCAACTTTTGATCACCCTGAATTGGTCAAGATTGGCACTTGTAAACTCATTGAAGAGGTTATGATCGGTGAAGATAAGGTCATCCGTTTCTCTGGTATTCCATCTGGTGAGGCTTGTACCATCGTTTTACGTGGTGCTACCTCTCACATTCTCGAAGAGGCTGAACGTTCCATTCACGATGCACTCTGTGTGTTGGCTGTAACTGTAGCTGAAACTCGTACTGTTTTAGGTGCTGGTTGCTCAGAGATGATCATGAGTAAAGCTGTCGATGAATTGGCTGCAATCACTCCAGGTAAGAAAGCAATGGCTATCGAATCTTTTGCCAAAGCTCTTCGTCAAATTCCAACAATCATTGCTAATAATGCCGGTTACGATAGTTCAGAATTAGTCTCTCAATTAAAAGCTGCCCATCATCAAGGTGATAAAAAAGCTGGTCTCAACATGAGAGATGGTTGTATTGGAAATGCTGAAGAATTAGGTGTcattgaatcatttaaagTTAAACAACAAGTTTTAGTATCTGCTCACGAAGCCGCTGAAATGATCATGAGAGTTGATGATATCTTAAGAGCTGCTCCAAGACAGAGAAGTAATCttcaacattaa
- the ykt6 gene encoding longin domain-containing protein, with amino-acid sequence MKVYSIGLFKVVPGNKPVLLNIVYELSSFGFFQRGSVKEVSLFVSRETVGRTNVGERVSMEHTQTQKVCHTTVDSKGLGCSVLTDSEYPGRVAHTLIRICLEEFYKVHPESEWRGLQSDVELQTPALDQLLLKYQNPETADPMMNLQKNLDETITIVKKTVEQLGQRGEKLDDLAAKSDDLSFQSKAFMNNAERMNKCCGYV; translated from the coding sequence atgaaagtttattcaattggtttatttaaaGTTGTACCAGGTAATAAACCTGTgttattaaatattgtttatgaattatcatcatttggaTTCTTTCAGAGAGGTTCAGTAAAAGAAGTGTCATTATTTGTATCAAGAGAGACAGTTGGTCGTACCAATGTGGGAGAGAGAGTTTCAATGGAACATACACAAACTCAAAAAGTTTGTCATACAACAGTAGATAGTAAAGGTTTAGGATGTAGCGTTTTAACAGATTCAGAATATCCAGGTCGTGTTGCACATACACTCATTCGTATTTGTCTAGAAGAATTTTATAAAGTACATCCAGAATCTGAATGGAGAGGTTTACAATCAGATGTAGAACTTCAAACACCAGCATTAGAtcaactattattaaaatatcaaaatccAGAAACTGCCGATCCAATGATGAACCTTCAAAAGAATTTAGATGAAACTATTACCATCGTAAAGAAAACTGTCGAACAATTAGGTCAAAGAGGTGAGAAATTAGATGATTTAGCCGCAAAAAGTGATGATCTCAGTTTTCAAAGTAAAGCCTTTATGAATAATGCTGAAAGAATGAATAAATGTTGTGGTtatgtataa